The genomic stretch GTGGAGAATTTAGGGGACAAGAAGTGTGTAAACTCAAGAAGACCCTCTATGGTTTGAAACAATCTCCAAGGGCATGGTTTGGAAGGTTCACggaagtaatgaagaagtatggataTAAGCAGAGCAACTCGGATCATACATTATTTCTCAAGAAGAATGAAGGGAAGATTACATGTTTGATCATTTATGTGGACGATATGATTCTGACAGgagatgatgaggaagaaataAGTCAATTGAAGGAAAATCTATTTAccgagtttgagatgaaagacttgggacttctcaaatattttTTGGGAATTGAGGTGCCAAGAGAGGAATATTTATAAACCAGAGGAAGTATGTCCTGGATCTTCTAGCTGAGATAAGGATGCTGGACTGTAAGCCTGCGGAGACACTGATGATGCAGAATCATGGTCTGCAATTAATTGAGGGGGCGAAACTCACAAATCAGACTAGATATCAGCGCCTCGTGGGTAAGCTTATCTATCTTTCCCACACTAGACCAGATATTGCCTACGCAGTTGGGGTGGTTAGCCAGTTTATGCACAAACCCCAAACAGATCACTGGGTGGCCGCATTGAGGATTGTGCGATACTTGAAGGGAACTCCGGGATATGGGGTTTTATTTGAGAATCACGGACATATGGAGATACTTGGGTTTACAGACGCAGACTGGGCTGGGAATCCAAATGATCGGAAATTGACGGTCGGGTAtcttacctttgttggaggaaATCTTGTCACTTGGCGTAGCAAGAAGCAGAGAGTTGTAGCACTGTCCAGTGCTGAAGCAGAGTTTCGAGGAATAAAGAGTGGTCTGACAGAGATCCTATGGCTGAGGAAGCTTATGACAGAACTTGGCCTGATATCACAACATCCATGCAAACTcttctgtgataacaaggcaACTATCTGCATATCTGagaatccagtacaacatgaccGGACAAAACACGTCGAGGTGGATCGACACTTCATTAAGGAGAACATAGAGGCTAAAATTATGGATCTTCCTTTTGTCAGATCAGAGGACCAGTTGGCAGATATTCTCACCAAAACAGTGAGGGGGAGTGCTGGAAATAGATCAGGAAATAAATCAAGGAGATTGGAAAAAATCACGAGAATAATTGAAGATTGATTTTAGTGAatattttttctgatttgtagCTAGGGTAAATCTTTCCTTATGTAACTAATCTCTAGCCTATTTAGGTGGGTAAAACCCTCCTCATTCATAAGAAAGTGAAATACATCAAAAACTCTTGTTCAACAAAAAGAAGCATAATATCAATTTGAATCGTCATGATCTTCCACATCCCTATTTTCATTGCCTTTTGGAATTAAATAGAGAGGAAGAAATGGTAAATTTTGTGATGCTTTTCTAGTTATTTCATAGCTTTAGTTGTACTTCTCTTAATGCATGCATCTATTAACCAGTAGCTTTTTCAATGGCTAGTTAATtagtataaaacaaaaaaaaacctaGTAGGAATCTGTTTCCAAAAGAAGAATTTAGTTTATTGGAGAAGGTTGCACTTGAACAGAGTGAAAAATATGACACATGAAACAGTCAATTTTATTATTCCATATAGCTTTTCTCGTCTTATTTGAGACTTCATTTTCACTTGATTGCAATTTCCAAATGGTGAAATGTCTAGTTAAACATTTAGACTTTCATTAGTTTGGTATTTTAACTCTTAACAACCTCAAATATAATCATATATAGCATGCCCCATTTCACATCTATCACTCATTTTCACCAAATATTGTTACTAATCAAGCCAATTCTAGAACATCCACAGTCGAGGAGAGCTCTACGGGCGCTAGAGGCCACATTCTGCGGAAGCGGAACGTTGACAAGTTATGACAGCTGCAGGCCCTTGTGCGCGCCCAAGCAAGGGCACGGGCTGGCCGACTTCTCATTGAGGAAAGCACAAAGCCCTCCCACATCAACCACACAGTAAGACATTGAATAAGAGTTGCCTTTGAATTGCCAAATGTATTGAATATCTATCTAACAGGAGAAAGCAGATCATGCAATGCTGGCCGGTGTCAAAATGCAGTGGAGGAAAGGCGAGAAGGCGCCATGGGACCTGAGCGACAAGCTTGTACAAGTTGACACGGGAAGACCAAACACGAACCCTTTAGGCAGAACCATCATCCACTCATCTCAACCAAGCCACAGCTCCGACCATACCACATGGTCGAGTACATCCCTGCGTTCCCTCACATTAGGCCTAGACGCCACCGCTACGGGAGCTCCAAGAGGGCGCTGTTCTCACCTACCAAGAGCTCCCTGAGCAGGGCCTTACAAGGTTATATGAACATTGATATGGGTAATAATGGTGACAAGAAGATAGGATTTTGAAATTTTGGCTAAAAGGAGCAATCTTGGGAGAATGCAACATTTAGATAACAACTCAACAAAACAACTTAAGATAAAGATTGAAGGCTCATTATCATAAGTTGTCAACATATTTTATTTCACGTTTTTGCTATTAAGTTGTTGAGTTTGTTGTAGGACCTATAGTGGTATTTAGGATTGAAAGCAGAGAAGTCAAAAGGAAATAAAGAAACATCACTACAAGTCTAAAATGAACCTCTATTAACATTAACATCTCTTGAGTCAACAAGGAACTAAATAAATgaaggaaaacaacacaacattAACATTCCCCATATGTTCAAAAAGAGCAATATCAGTAGTCTCGAGGATGTTAATCACTATGCATGTACACATATATAACAAATATGAACggataaaattaaacaaacaaaCCATAATTTTATACGATGAACACTATGAAGTGAAGTGAGTCGaataaatgcaaaaaaatataTGACAAAAGCAACCGGTTGAGAAATCCGGATCAGTTGTCGCAGCTCCATCTTGACGTAGGCACGCAGCTAAGGTAATGACACCAGCTGCATTTGTTGTTCGCGTTTTCACCTTTGAACAGCATCACCAATCCCACTGTAAATCTACAGAATTTGAGCGAATTAACAGCAAAGATCagtcattttatttcatatgatACAGCAAGTATATGTCTAGGCAGATCAAGCATAAGATGTAGGGAAATCTCACCCGACAATCAACAAAATAGtggcaataatccagaaaacgTATTGGTAGACTGTGTATTTGGACTTCAGTCTGGTATCAGCTGGGCGATTCCGGCCTTCCAACCAACCAAACTGTGGACGGGCAAGGAGTATAAACCCGAGGAGGAAACCAGAGAGAAAGCCTCCAATATGTGCAAAGTTGTCGACATGTGGAAGAATTCCAACTGCCAAGTTGATTGCAATGATGACAATCAGAGTAAAAAGAGCTGCAGCCTGTTCAAACATATAGGTTTTGTTTAGTTGTTATGGAATTCAAAATCCCTCTCATTGGATTATCATGAATAAATAAAGTTttcttataataaaattatgacATTCAGTATTCAATCATAAGATTGCGGCCTTTTTTTGTTTGTGTGGTGCGTCTCAAAAAATGATATACTTATAATCGTTAGCAGAACTTACCTTGTTTGTATATATAGTCCAGTTAGTAAATAACTCCGATAACATTGCTCCAAGAAGTCCAAACAGAGCACCAGAGGCTCCTACGGAGATGTTATTACGGATGAAAAGGGAAGATAGAATGCTTCCACCAATACCTGATAACAGGTATATTACCCCTACACGCACTGCATAAACACGAACGAGAAATCTAAATGTGAGATAGTGATACtgagaaggaaaagaaaatgaatgatTGGCTACAGCAGGACATCCAAATAACATGATTTACGAATTCCGAAAAACTATTTTGAACTTTATTCAACGAACAAACTTAAATTCTTACAAAATCCAAATTGCTGCTCTAGTCGAATTCCAATAAACACCAAGCTTAGCATGTTTGCAAGTAAATGAATTACACCAGCGTGCAGCCAGATGCAAGTAAAAAGCCTCCATGCTTGATTCTGGTGCACTATCTTGTCCCACTCGAGCGCTCCAAGTTTTTCCAGTCTGCATAAGAGACAGTGATTAAAAAAGTACTTTCAAACATCCATCTCTAATTTCACATAAAAACTTAGATAGGCTAtatgattaaaaaaagtacTTTCAAACATCCATCTGTATAACTAAAATGATTACAATGAAGTAAAGGAACTATTTTCAAAACACCAATTAGCAGCTTATACCGTAAAGAAGAAAAGTAAGAACCTTTACAATAATTATGCATCGGAGAGGTCACTTATGTCAATTACAGAACTTAGCAAGAAAACCAACAGAAAAAGTTCCCTAGATTTTATAGGTATAAATTAACAAGGACGTCCTAAAAGGAGGACACAAAGGTTATTTTGGTAATGAAGATGCTAGATCAGAGTGTTTGTATATGTTCAAGTATGGAGAGTGTTTATTTACTCTAAATGCCAGCGATTGACCCTTTAAGGAGACCATATGTATTTCATACCTATAAGGACTAGCTCTtccaaaaaaaagaacaaaaagatcTTCCTTCTGTATTAAAAGACCTTTGGCGTTGAGGTCCTAAGGATCAGCTTGGTTGCCAACCAAGCTAGAAGAAGAAACCAGACATAACTCAGGCACGTAATAGCACCAATCCCTAAAGAGACACCCAAGGATTTACAACTTGAGCTATAATCATCCTGGCTGAAGGTTCGGGAACTGAATGCTTAGACGAATTGGACTCTTACTAGGACAGAGGTTGAGCCATTGTTAGTTCTTTGTTAACTTAGTGCAAAACCTCAAGGAAAACAATATTTTCAATACACTGATGAGAGTTAATATTGTCTAAAGCCTAAGAGGGTTTGTAATGGACCAAAATCTATGGTTATATAAGATGGATAATTGTCAGCAGACTCAGCAGAGTAGAGTCTAACTCTTTCTGCTGATGgaattagaaataatattaatcctAATATCTAAATCAAAATCTTTTCACAATCACAATCATAGATAGTAATTGCTAAAGATAGCTTCTCCATTTTATGAGCTTTGAAACTTTATCCACTAATTAATAGCCACATAATTATAAACACACACAAATTAAACTTGATTATTGAGGGGAAAGATCACACCCAAAATTGAGATAACAAATTAATCCCAAATCAAAACGAAAGGCAACAAATTAATCACTAGaaatccaaattaaaaaaaaggcaaTGAAAAGAGTCCCGCGGAATTGAAGAGGGAAAAGGAGGGATTACGTAGAGGAAGAGGGGCCGAAGAGAGGGTTTTGGCGGAGGGGCTGAAAGGAGAGGCGGCGGAGGAACTTGGCAACACAATCTCCATGGAGGCCGTCATGATTCTTGGGGCAATTATTGACGAACATGATCACCACGAACATGGCGACGTTGGCCAGAACGATAATCGGAACCAGCCAGGAAGTCCAGTAGGTGTCGTGAGAGTCCATGTCGTAGTTTCCAACTCCGCCAGCGTAGTAGCTCTGGTTCCGATGCTTCCTGGGCGCTCCCCTCTCGGGATCTCCATTTCCAAtcattcttctcttctcttctcttccccTAGCTACTGTAAATCCAAGCCCTGCAGCTAGAAATGTCACAATTGGATTGGAGCTTGTTTGCAATAAATGGAGTTtgtgttagagagagagagggaggtggGTGGGGCTGTGTTACTTAAGGAAGTTTTGGATTGAAAACGCGTAAGCATTGCAGTTGAGGTGGAGAACGGTGCCACTGCCTTAACACATGTTTGTTTATCATTGTCTGATGGAGATTGCAAGAGAGATATACGCGAATTTGCCGCTGACTCTTCATTTACCTAACTCCACGGTTTCACTTTCATACTACTACTTCTTTAGATTTCCcacaaatttttatattattataattttattttataagttaaatgaacactatagaaaaaaagaaaagaaagaaaaaaataaatgatattttcattttaagaaatgtagtgtTAATTAAAGTGAGAAatctataaaaggaaaataaaactTTTGGGATGGCACGAAATTTAATCCACAATTAGTACAATAAGACAGAAGTAGAAAcaaaaagtaattgaaatatTGTCAGTGAAGAATGAGGTCCATCTATTTAAAGAAAAGAGAGTTACCAAAATTAGAAGTGATGTATAAACATATAGCGAATGACTAAAACTCAACGAACCCAGAATATAGAAACTCAAagtaaaattaatattcaaagtCTGTCTTTTCATTCCAACAATGAGACTTTTATATAGGCAAAGGAAAATCACaaacttataaaaaaaaaaatttaaagaaaataactaaaagaaaaaaataaaccaCCAAGCATCATATTAAAGCAATCAATTGTTATGCAGCTGAGTAGAAACTTTTATTAGCCATCTCTTGACGGCTAAATAAAATGTGGATATAACTTTATTTTAATATCTATGACCAACTTTTATACCAAACCACTCGGTGTAATTACACAGTATTTTGAGTTAATGACTCTATAACACTATATATTCTTAGTACTAATTATATCAAAGTTGTTTGTTGTCAAAGGTAGAGTTGTTTGTTGGAAGTGTCATTGTGGCAAAAAGACATTGGTTTTAATAAAAATGTAGTAATTGTCTGTAACTACATTAACTTCCAAGATATTCTTGCTGTTTTTTCGGaatttttgagattttttttattttattggtatGTATATTTGTCTGAAATCATTTAATGTCCATTATAGGAAGGACCATATGTTTCCTGTGTTAATATAACAAACACAATTGTCTCTTGAGTTATCTGTTTGAGTAGTATTCAAATCTTATGAGAAGATACATGTGATTGTATATAATCCTATAGTAACATGATACTAAGTGTTGTATAATCCATTAAATCGaatattaaattgaaatatttttaaatcaCGTAGTTGGTGTATGGTAAAGTATTAGTAAAAGGCAAGTCATATTCTAAATAAATATCGTGAAAGAGTCATGTAACCAATCATTCGGATAGCTAACAATGACTCTATACAAAGTTTTATCCAATTATTGGAATTAGTAAACACTGGCCTCAAGCACAATAGGTCTCTgagaatatttttatattacaacaaaattatactatt from Salvia splendens isolate huo1 chromosome 15, SspV2, whole genome shotgun sequence encodes the following:
- the LOC121769143 gene encoding RHOMBOID-like protein 2, which codes for MIGNGDPERGAPRKHRNQSYYAGGVGNYDMDSHDTYWTSWLVPIIVLANVAMFVVIMFVNNCPKNHDGLHGDCVAKFLRRLSFQPLRQNPLFGPSSSTLEKLGALEWDKIVHQNQAWRLFTCIWLHAGVIHLLANMLSLVFIGIRLEQQFGFLRVGVIYLLSGIGGSILSSLFIRNNISVGASGALFGLLGAMLSELFTNWTIYTNKAAALFTLIVIIAINLAVGILPHVDNFAHIGGFLSGFLLGFILLARPQFGWLEGRNRPADTRLKSKYTVYQYVFWIIATILLIVGFTVGLVMLFKGENANNKCSWCHYLSCVPTSRWSCDN